One Psilocybe cubensis strain MGC-MH-2018 chromosome 9, whole genome shotgun sequence genomic window, CGCGGGAGAAGATCGTGCTTGAAGGCAACCTACTCAAATTCCAACAAAACCCCGAAATAAAAGAGAAATTGATGGCCACTGGAAGCAAGCACATCGTAGAAGCTAGCCCAAGAGATAGGATATGGGGAATTGGGTTTGGAGAAAAGAATGCCATGGGACAAAAAGAACGCTGGGGGCTTAATTTATTGGGCAAAGCTCTCGAAAAAACGCGAAGTCAGCTGCATATTAGCGTGGGAAAATAGGAATACAGTCATTTGTGCCATTTTGTTAACAAGTTGAACTCTCTCTTACACACATATCATATCCATGAGCTCTTATGCAGAAAGAGCACAACTCGCGGTCAAGGCGCTTAATATCGTAGCGGCGAACAAGCCTACCACCGATGTGTGGGCTAACCGAATAGAAAACATCGCCGACAGTGGCTCAACGAACACCCATCTAAGCCCGGAGCTGTGGCCAGAGATTGGTCAACGTATGTTCAATGGTTCTTCTTTTATATGGTACTTACGTAGAGTTTCAGAACCCAAGGTTACAGTGGGCACCGTGGCAGGGTCATCGCGCCGCACAGTGACAACAACAGGGTCGACGGAGGGCGGGGGACGGTCAATGTCATCCACAGCGCGTGTCCAGAGTGGAATCGCCCAGAGTCGGAATAATATCAACGTTTCAGAATCGCAGAAAGTAAAGggtcaacaacaacaacccaGCTTGATAACGGAGACAATAACTACCACTACCCGCTCCACTTCCCCCTCtacatcttcatcgtcgcaGGCACCCAAATCTGCGTGGAATGTCCCACTAGTGCCCACAGTAACCAAACCGCAACATGAGCAGCCCATACCGAGAATCGTTCTAGCATCGGCGGACGAACAGGAGAGTCAGACTAGCATGGGCCCAAGCACAAGCAGTGGCGGAGGCAAGATCATCTTTGGCACCATCCGCCCTCtttcaccaccaccgcctaCAATACCGGCATCGGTATCCTCACCATCACCGTCGACATCTGCGTCGTTGGGAACACCAACTTTTGTTTCGAGCACGAGCATTCCTTTCATTATCGGAGCTGCGTCAAGCACGGTCAAATTGAAATCGAGGACAAGCAGTGGGTCGCTGAATACAAAAACGAGGGCGCGTCTTTCATCTATCACCAGTATAGGCGACAGTACGAATACGAGTAATGTCGGATCCTCCTCGGAATTTGGATACACCAAAAAGTGGAAGTTTGGGACTACGAGTCGGGGTGGTACGCCTCCTCCTGTGCTGCTTTCGGTGTCGTCATCTGCTACATCGTCAGAGGATGCTTCCGCGTCTGCATTGTCGTCTGCAACGGCGACTACAACACCGTCAGTATCGGTTTCAGTGTCAGTGGGGACTTCGGCGCCTTCGTCACCGTTGCCTCCACCATTGCCATTAGAGTTGGATGACGATATGCGAGTGCGTGATTTTGGATATGGGTTTGGGCAAACACCGCAAGGGGAGAGAGTGCAGGGTGATAaggaaaacgaaaacaaGGCACGGGAAGAGGGACAGGAACCCAATCGGAACGAGGATCAAAGTTTGAACCAGCAGCCATACCCACACCCTTACTGGGCACCAAATCCAAATGCATATCACCTCCCGTATCCTCAGCAGTATCCGTTTCTACCGCTGCCTCCGCAACACTACCAGGGAGCCACGGCCACGTCGCCtccgccaccgccaccgtTGCCATTGCCGTTGCAGAGGGCATCTGTTGAAGAAGCGTCTTCCCCAAGGCAGGTGCCAGTACCTATTCCCCTGCCCAACAACTACTACGTACCGCCTGAACAAATGGGAGCGTATCCACACCTATATTCCCCACCTGGTCCCCCCTACCCTTATTCCAACCAGTTGAACCCGCCTCCGGGAATgggtggtggaagaggacGACGCGGCTATGGAGGACGTGGAGGACGTGGAGGTGCACGTGGAGATGGCTTCTATGGACATGCTTATGCGGATCGCGAACGCGGTGGGTATGAACGAGAGCGGGAAAAGGAATTCGTGAGGGGTGGAGGAGACCGGGAAAGAGGGTTTGGCGGGAACAGGGACAGGGAGTTCGGTAGGGACAGAGAGACAGGCAGAGACTTCGGACGAGGTTCAGGCCCGCGACGAGGTCGTGGCCGTGGATATGCTGGCGGTGGCGGCGAGCGAGAACGAAATCGCGCAGAACACTACTTTACTGCCGACAGGCGTGCATACTCGAGCAACTCGAATGGGAGCAGTGTGAGTGAGGCGCGAGCACCGCCATTTGTGGTTACACCACCACCGCGGTTTGTACCCCTCCCGCTCCCACTACCTCATCAGCCGCTGGCAATGCgatatcctcctcctcctctgccgccgccgcccgGGTTTGCACCTCCGCCGCGGCCTATTTTGCAGTCTGGATTTGTccctcagcaacagcagctAGAGGGACCACCGTCGAACGGGTACAATGTGCCGCTCCTCCATCCCCACCCACAATATTCCTCCTCCCCATCGCCGCCGTCACTGCCCAACCCATCTTCAGTAGCGCATCCCCAGGGTCCTCGGCAGCTTTCTCCGCTTTCACAGACAGTCTCGGTCGGAGATGCTTCGTCGAGCAGGAGTCCAGTTGATGAAAAGTCTACTGGGCAACACACATCTGTGACGCCATCTTCACCGCTACCGAAGACGATGTCGCCACAACCACTGCAACCTCCCAAGACCCAACCACATCACCATCCAGCACCGCCTCCTGTTCCAGCGCCTTTGACACCGATTCCGTTCCCTCTTGATCCGACGCGATACTGGCTTCTTGGACAATTGGAGTATTATCTCAGCCCGCAGAATATGGCAcatgatatatttttgaGGCGTAATGTAAGTCAATTTACGCCTTGTTTGATGTTATATCTATCAGGAATCAGGCATCTGATTAcatctttttttattattttatttaGATGGACAGTAAAGGGTGGATTCCAATAGAGTTGATTGCGTCGTTCAATCGAGTCAAGACTTTGACTATGGACGTGGCGCTTGTCAGAGATGTGCTTGCGCTTTCGAGTATTGCGCAGGTGCGGAGAGGCGGTGCCGCTGCTTTGAGCGGcgatgatgttgttgaaagcAAGGGCAAAGAGGAGCAAGGGGCGGATAACGAAGATAAAAGCGCGAAAGAGGGTCTTGGAGGAAGAGTGGACGCCAATGTAACGCCCAATGTTGCGGTGGGGTGGGTGCGTATGCAAGGTTGGGAACGGTACGTCTTGCCCGATGCGAGGCCTAGTACTGTTCCGgaacaggaggaggaaaacGGCGTCGGAGGATATGGGTATACTCAAACTTTAGGGTACGGCGCGCCTTATGGAAACGCTTTGTATGGCCTGtcaccgccaccaccaccacttccACTTCATCCTGAGTATAGTCTCGGGCCAAGTGTGGCGTATGGTTATGGGCAACCTCCCTTTCCTCCTCGTATGATAGATCGGCATGCTGGGCATGCAGTAGGCTGGGAAGAAAACCCAGCCGGTAGGCATCATGGACTTGATGGAGGGTTCTGGAGGCCGCCACCTGTAGGAGGATTCATACCAGGGACAGTGAATGGTCATGGATACGGCTACGAGCAGAACATGGGACAGGTCAGGATGGAAGCACTTCAAGTGGAAGGACCAGGCGCAAAACCTGTCAATGGACACAGCCAAGATACTCCAATGGAAAAAGTTAGTGTGGGGGCGGATGAGCTAGCTGTGGGAGTGGAGGGCCTGCGTCTAGGCGATGATGGATCCCAGGTCAGTCCCGGACACGTAAATGTCAAAGATAAAGAGACTCCTTCGACAAAGAAGGGTCATCGAGAGGAAGGTGACGAGccggaggatgaggatgaagaagaggacgaggaggacaTTATCTTTGTCATGGGCACCCAAAGCAACGTCTCGTGGGTCTCATGATCGAGATGCGTTGTGGACGCGTCCAGTTCATGCTGGTCAACATTTGGTTATATTCACATTCTATTCTTCTCCCTCtatccttcttcttcactctTCTTACTTGGTTGCATGTACTGTTTACATATTCCAAGTGCAAGCAAGTTCTTATTGCTCcttgatatatttttctattccttttttcttagggcttcattttcattttctggTTTCTGTGTTATTCGTCTCTTTAACATTGTAAATACTTAATATTCATCCAACCATCATCCGCTACGTTTTCTGGACacccatttcttttttttgctggcTATTTCTTCAACGACGTGCTTACCAAGTTATTCTCCCCATTTTACTGTCAGTTATGCATTTTTTTCTGTACAACACTTGAAGGtttctgttttctttttgtctccTGTACGGGTATTTATGATACTGTAGCATTCAGGATTCAAACCTTTTGGAGACGCAGATGCCGCCTCCCATATAGCTAGATTCTGTCTGTACTCGATACACGACTTGCCAAACATCTCAATAACTAGCATGTTAATAGACTCTATGATACATTTATATTTGGAAGACGTTATGTCTTGTTCCCAACCGCCACCTCAATCCCCAGCAATCCCATTCAAAAACATCACAACTACTAAATAGCAGCGCCTTATGCGATACCATTTAGTCTTCCGAGATATATAATCTACGACATGTATAATTACGGGGGAGGGTATCTAGCATACAAGATATTGAAGAAAATTTACCCAAAATTACCCACTTTTTGTACAAAATGTTACAACAGATGCGAGTGGCGGGGGTGCGAGAGTCGGATTGATTTGTGAAATCTGACTCGAAGCGTTTCGCTGCCGCGCCATGTGAATGAAGGAATGCAGACCCCAAAGGATACAAGATCGGAGGTACAGAGATGTGTGTCTTTTATACGAGGTTGACCCGTGCGAGAATCTTCATAAGGATGACATCTTGGACTGGTGGCGGTAAAGCATTCGAATTAGGCGGTGATATGGTTGTAAAAGGGGCCAAGGACTTACttttggtgatgatgtcTGAAGTTGCCTTGGTGTCCTTTTGAATTGAGGCGTTAGTCAGCTTGGTGCAAGAGAGCAAGGTCCTTGGCTTAACGTACAACTGCGCATGTAAGATATGAATGTAACTTTCTTCGTTTTGGAGAATACTGCTTATGGATCCGGATGAAGACATCAAGCAGGTCTAAAAAagggagaaagggaaagttCAGGGTGggattttttttactttgtaGTTTGTTTATACAACGCACATTTTGACACCGGCTCGGTTTCGTTTGGTTTGTTGCCGTAGGATGTTACAAAGTCGGCAAATTGAATTCCAGATTTCAGTTTCGACTCGAGGATGTCTAATTTGTTtaggaaaagaacaaattCTACACCAGCGAGGATCCTATTACTGCATATTGATTGCCATAGTCGCAGGGAATCGGTCTGCGGACATGGTGAGAATGAATATTACATAAATCCAAATTAAACTTGGTCAGCGTACCAGACGATTCACATTTGTATCTTCAGCGAGAACTTGATTGAACCCGGACATGGGCGCCAGAAATATAATGATATCAACTAGACATATTTGATTAGCTCGTTAATGTTGTATCAGACAGCCGATCCCTACCGTCATCAAAAAATTGCGCCCACGCGTCTGCGATCAGTAAAAATGAGCAAGATTCGTAATTCCCGTTTCTTCGGAGTAAGTTGGTAAAACTTACTGCGTTGACTTCGGCTACCTCCTACATCATATATTGTGTAGTGTTTCTCCTTTTCGCTTCCACTTTCCGCGACGATGGTATGCTCTTCAGGACCAAGGGTGTTGACTCGCGCCTTGAGAACGTCGTCTGGAGGAAAGATGTCACTAAATTTAGAGATCGCGTAAAAAAGGCAACGGATTGACGCGACTCACCAGGACGTGGACGGAAATTCTCTCCCGTAACACGTTTCACTTGATCCAAAAAGCTGACGTCTAGTCAGAGCGGGCGTTATTTGTGGACTACATGGGACTTACAATCCCGGTTGTTCGTGAAGAGCAATGTCCGCCGTTTTCAGCATCTCCTGGACGGAACGATTTGCCCACAGTGCTTCGATGTCACTACTCAGCGCTGTCAGCATCCGTCGGCATTGAATGATTTCCGTTGACTCCCTGCTCGCTGTCGAGCTCATAGAATCAATTGAATGTTTACGATGGACAGTCATAGCCTTCCGCCATTGCGTTCCATTAGACAAGGTGATATCAGGAGCTTTAGTCGGATTGTAGGGTTGTACTAGCGCCACACCAGAGTCATTGGTTGCCTCCTGGCCAGATAGAATTTGAATGAGGTGCTCCTCTACTTGACGTAAAGGAGCCAGTCGGACAGTGAGTTTACGGAGTTCCGGAGTCATGGAGGTTGATAGTTTGCGTGGGCCTCTTGGGACCTTTGGATTTTCTTGCCGGGGCAATTGACCACGCGACATAGCTAGGTTGACGATGAAGTTGACGGATCTGACGAGGTTGAGATGGATGACAGGCCGCCATATTTCAGCCTGTCAAAAAAAAGATGGAATGTTATACAGCAAGTGTGATTTTCGGGAGCGCGTCAAACACACCTCAAGTTCGAAGGCCTTGGGAGCGAGGTGCAACTGGAAATTCTTTAGCACGGTCGACTTGCCCGACTCCGCCTGGCCTTTGTTTCACGATGTTTAACAGAGTAACAAATAGGTAGACAGTGAGCGCACCTAGAAGCAGAATCTTCCCCGCCCTTTGCTTATGTATACGCTGGCGTTCAGCCTCCAACTCGCGATTTATTGCATCGTTTCTCCGCTTTGCTTCCGCTGCCCGCAACTTCCTCGCCTTTCTCTCCTCATCGGTTTCGTTGCCGCGCGTAGCGGGCCATGGGAGGGCGGTCAGAGACTTCTTCTTCGTTACAAGCATAACGAACCACCAGCGGGGTCGAACTCGAATTCGGGACTCGTCGGGGGCCCAGGGCCTGCCTGCGAGAGGTGGGTGGTAGGGCAGAACAAACGACGCCTTGCGACTCGCCGGGATAGATATAACAAGATAGGCGGGGTCCGCATTTATCTCCAAGGTTCTCCTTTTGAACTGACCCGAAATAACATTATTCTCGAGATCTGGCAAAAGGTGCAAGTCCGCATGCCATCATTTCTATGACAACTAAGCACAAAATCGCCCGAAAGCTCCGTGCATTCAGGGGACCGCCGCCGAGTTTGAACATGAATGGGCATTTCTTCTTGAACCTCACCATCGAATACGTCCCTCTGCTTGTCTATGCGCCACATATGTAGACGCCCAAAGATATTGTGGGTGTTCCACTTGATGCATGATGATTGACAATGATAGTGTGCAGCTCTAAAATAGAACGCTGGAATGTCAGATATCTGGGGCTCTGGCCGCTCATGGATCAGTTTCAGCTTCAGAGCCGGCGTTCTTCCCTGCGCTAAAGCCAAGCTGGAAGCAAATCGCGCATCATTTCTCTACGCCTATTTCGATCCCATGAGACTTGTATCAAAAATAATTCAGGCCATCCTTCACCATCCCAGCCCACTCATGCATGAAAACCAGTGCACGCATGCGTTTCCCGTCTTGCACGGTTCATCATGCATAATCGCGGGCGGGCAAAGCCCTCTCTGAAACCTTGAGCATACCGCCCATCATTAAAAGTGACAAAGCAGAAGCGTGTAGAAGCTTCGAGGAAAGTACTTCCGTGGACTCGCAAATAGCAGGCCTTGTTCTCCGCATTGTTCCCCATCCGCTATCTTTCCGCCTCGACCAGTTTTGTTCTAGAGGCTCACTGCTTCATCCTGTATCTGCCCTCCACTGGATCTGAAGCAGCCGGAATTTTTGCCTGATCATGGTGACCAATGCTCAAGGGCCTATGGACCGAGAATTGCCGTCGGGACCACATTAGTTGCGCCCTTCCTTGTGGATCTTTATTCATAAAAAGTGCACCGTGTCTTCAGCACAAGGTGCTCAGCTGCAGTAATTTTGTTACAAGTTTGGTACTAGCCGAGGGTTGTGATAACTTGAAATTCGTGGCCCCGCCTTTCGGCTTGCCCTCATGATATCGATCCGTTTCAACCGCCTTTTGTGTATGCTACCCCTTGGAGCCAATTCGTATGTTTTCAATCCAACCTTGACCTCAGAAGAAGCCCTTGGCGCAGTGGGGCCGTCTACGTAAAGTGTTCATCCAGCTAATGTATACGACTTGGGGTCATATCTGCTAACTGTTACTTCACTATTATAATCAACAGAATCTGTCAACACCCCACACTGATGGTACGCATCCAATTATTATACAGTCTCCGTGTCTTGGATCAGCATGTAAACAATTAGACCTACTACTTTTTTCCAGTGATCTCCCGCAGAAAGACAATTACACATGGCGAGGGTCAAAATTCTTGAACTTTCTAATAGTTGCTTACATATTTATGTTTTGGTAAGTGCTATTCGTTCAGTCAGAAGACTTCTAGTGCATCCTGTCTTATCCGATCTCTTGTGCGCCAAATGGCTTATTTCGTTTTAATTCCAGTCTCCGGAGTTTGGATATTGCCCGGTCTCGATAAAAAGGTGTATTCGGCACTCGGTCCACCTTGCCATGAGATAATATCGTGACCTTCTCACCCGTTAACGCCTTACAGATGCCCCAGAGCAGATAGAGCACTACAGTTCTCTCTCTATTTTGCGCGTCATGTCCAAAGACTATTCACTGAATTCCACTGAATTCCAAAGACACCCAGGGTAGTAACAGTGGGAATAAGGAACGCACGTTTATTTTACCGTATATACTTAGAACCTGATTGACTAATGGTGCTTCGGTGGCCTTGAAATATATTAGATAGTCATCCTATATTCAGTGCATCGTTCTCATGCAAGCCTTTCATTTTTCTATCTTCAGACCTATTTGCCTGCTTCTACATCAGCGCCCACGAAATGTCTCTCACTCAGCTGCGCCAGTCATTGCAACGCGATGGATGGACACCCATCCGACAGGTCAGATTACTCTGTCGTACACGCCAGCCGGATTATTTGTTGATGCTGATTGGCTTTTGCATCAGGGGCGTGCGTCAATGTGATTTCTAGACTCTCAATCAGGGACATTACTTTTAAAAAATTAATCTTGAGCCTACTGTAAGATTATGAAGTACACATTGTTGATAAAATATACTATAGCCTTCTTTTAGCTTCATCTCGTTGGTGTAATTGAAAGTCAAATGTCAATCTCTCCCCCTTGTCGTGGCTTGACCTGGTCCAGAAGCTGATATCATAAGGTATATCTCAATTGTACGGAGCTTTGAGGTTGCATTTCCTAGTACATAATTCGCGATACAAGCCTAACTCCACTGAAATCTGACAAAGAAGACAACTATCACGAAGACTAACTTAAGTAATTTGAAGTTGACGAGGTAGTTCTAGACTCTTTGGCTGCCCGGGGTTTGCTTGTGGCCGCATTACGGTCGCCAATTTGGTACAGAGTCGTGCGGCGTGCCACACGACACTACAGCCGTCTATGTCGCTGTTAACGTACGTCGTATACTGCCGTCCACATTGCAACAAAACGAGGAAAATTTTTGAAATGGAGCTGGTGGCACTACTGGTTACTTCAATTTAGAATGTGCGCAATTTCTACGCAACAATGATTCGCATTACGCCGACTGTATTGATACTGTCGAGAATGCACTGAGTATTACGCCATGCCAAAGTTGCTCAAGGAGGTCGTAACATCTCCTATAGATGCCATTATAACCTAGAAACTCACAGATAAATTCGGGTGTACAGACAATTCGGGAATGACTCTACGGATAACCATCAGCGCAAAAAATGCCGGCATTGGTCTGAGAAAACATTAGTCGCTGAGCAACAGTTGTCTGTGCGTTACTACCAGTGGATCGCTACCTTTGAGTTACAGGGTAGTCTTTCCAATGACGTCCACCAACTGGGTCTTCGGTATAGCTGCCGGATACGCCCTCCGAGCCAAGCGAGTTCGTGTCCTCTGCTCATAAGCATATCCAAAGCCAATCAGATCGAAGTCTGAAAAAGCTGTCCCAAGAAATGAAAGGCCGAATGGTACACCAGGTGCGGGGTACACTGTAGTTGGACCAGCAGGTACGGGAACTACATCGTCCGGTAAGAAGCCCAAAGGTACTATAGTGAATGGTTTGAGCGAATCAAAACCTATGCAAAGCCAATGAGCGTACCTGTGACTATAGGATAGCCAGCAAGGGCTGGGCAATACAAAGCAAAATTTAATCAACGGGGATGAAGGTAGAAATTAATGATGTCGAACAAACCTGCAGGCATCAAGGTCCGTCCTCGAGCAGGTGCTACGAGAGCATCTAGGTTGTGAGCTTTCAATGCTGCATCTATACCTCGTGTGGCACCCAGTTCTACGTCAAATGCTAGTTGCTTCCAAAACGTTTCATTCCGCCC contains:
- a CDS encoding N-glycosidase (N-glycosidase R617); this encodes MRYVKGLGRKVQGFDEETWVAAREKIVLEGNLLKFQQNPEIKEKLMATGSKHIVEASPRDRIWGIGFGEKNAMGQKERWGLNLLGKALEKTRKRAQLAVKALNIVAANKPTTDVWANRIENIADSGSTNTHLSPELWPEIGQQPKVTVGTVAGSSRRTVTTTGSTEGGGRSMSSTARVQSGIAQSRNNINVSESQKVKGQQQQPSLITETITTTTRSTSPSTSSSSQAPKSAWNVPLVPTVTKPQHEQPIPRIVLASADEQESQTSMGPSTSSGGGKIIFGTIRPLSPPPPTIPASVSSPSPSTSASLGTPTFVSSTSIPFIIGAASSTVKLKSRTSSGSLNTKTRARLSSITSIGDSTNTSNVGSSSEFGYTKKWKFGTTSRGGTPPPVLLSVSSSATSSEDASASALSSATATTTPSVSVSVSVGTSAPSSPLPPPLPLELDDDMRVRDFGYGFGQTPQGERVQGDKENENKAREEGQEPNRNEDQSLNQQPYPHPYWAPNPNAYHLPYPQQYPFLPLPPQHYQGATATSPPPPPPLPLPLQRASVEEASSPRQVPVPIPLPNNYYVPPEQMGAYPHLYSPPGPPYPYSNQLNPPPGMGGGRGRRGYGGRGGRGGARGDGFYGHAYADRERGGYEREREKEFVRGGGDRERGFGGNRDREFGRDRETGRDFGRGSGPRRGRGRGYAGGGGERERNRAEHYFTADRRAYSSNSNGSSVSEARAPPFVVTPPPRFVPLPLPLPHQPLAMRYPPPPLPPPPGFAPPPRPILQSGFVPQQQQLEGPPSNGYNVPLLHPHPQYSSSPSPPSLPNPSSVAHPQGPRQLSPLSQTVSVGDASSSRSPVDEKSTGQHTSVTPSSPLPKTMSPQPLQPPKTQPHHHPAPPPVPAPLTPIPFPLDPTRYWLLGQLEYYLSPQNMAHDIFLRRNMDSKGWIPIELIASFNRVKTLTMDVALVRDVLALSSIAQVRRGGAAALSGDDVVESKGKEEQGADNEDKSAKEGLGGRVDANVTPNVAVGWVRMQGWERYVLPDARPSTVPEQEEENGVGGYGYTQTLGYGAPYGNALYGLSPPPPPLPLHPEYSLGPSVAYGYGQPPFPPRMIDRHAGHAVGWEENPAGRHHGLDGGFWRPPPVGGFIPGTVNGHGYGYEQNMGQVRMEALQVEGPGAKPVNGHSQDTPMEKVSVGADELAVGVEGLRLGDDGSQVSPGHVNVKDKETPSTKKGHREEGDEPEDEDEEEDEEDIIFVMGTQSNVSWVS
- a CDS encoding Guanine nucleotide-binding protein alpha-4 subunit, encoding MLVTKKKSLTALPWPATRGNETDEERKARKLRAAEAKRRNDAINRELEAERQRIHKQRAGKILLLGQAESGKSTVLKNFQLHLAPKAFELEAEIWRPVIHLNLVRSVNFIVNLAMSRGQLPRQENPKVPRGPRKLSTSMTPELRKLTVRLAPLRQVEEHLIQILSGQEATNDSGVALVQPYNPTKAPDITLSNGTQWRKAMTVHRKHSIDSMSSTASRESTEIIQCRRMLTALSSDIEALWANRSVQEMLKTADIALHEQPGFFLDQVKRVTGENFRPRPDDVLKARVNTLGPEEHTIVAESGSEKEKHYTIYDVGGSRSQRIDIIIFLAPMSGFNQVLAEDTNVNRLTDSLRLWQSICSNRILAGVEFVLFLNKLDILESKLKSGIQFADFVTSYGNKPNETEPVSKYLLDVFIRIHKQYSPKRRKLHSYLTCAVDTKATSDIITKIQDVILMKILARVNLV